From Cygnus atratus isolate AKBS03 ecotype Queensland, Australia unplaced genomic scaffold, CAtr_DNAZoo_HiC_assembly HiC_scaffold_257, whole genome shotgun sequence:
AAGGCAGTGACGTGGCGAAGCTGTGGGTCTGAGCTTGGAGTACCTCGCTGCATGGACTGCCTAAGTGACGGACAGCTGTGaactccttcctgcccttccagGCAACAAGCTCTGCTTGTGTCCCAAAGCCAGAGTTTGCAGGCAGTGGtgtttggtgttgtttttttccagagcctGGGACAAAGAAGGTGTGTGGGGCAGCTGATGGTCTGTGTCAGGAGGGGGAGTTTtgtgctgctcagcccctgggATGCACATGGAGATTTGTGAGCTGAgagctttttcctctgctaaTGAGCCTATTTTGTCCCCTGATGTCCCCAGGAATAGTTGCTGCTGGACAGGGAAAATAGTGCCCATGTCAAGTAGGAGAAccttggagagaaaaatccagaagaCCTCCAAGGCCCTGGGAAGTGAGTAAAGAAACGGAAAGAGAATGTGGGTTTCATGAATTGTAAGCTTTATTGTTTTCCCCATCCAGAGGAGCCTGAAACAGAAGTGTGAGGCATCAAAGGCTTCCTGGTGGTAACTGTGCCCAGCACACTTGGAAGTGCCATCTCCTGCATCGTTGGAAAGAAAGACTGCTTGCGGGATGCCTTGGGGCAGATTTCATGCGGGGCAGCGGTGAGACGCAGGGCAGAGTCCCCGGGACAGCTGTAAGGATGGGTGCTGCGTGGTCTGGGcgtgcaggaggaggcagccggCGTTGGGTGCCCGGATCCTGGTGCTAGTACTTGGGGTACATTGGCGGCAGCTTGCAGATGTTCTTGGTGTACTGGGGGCAGTAGGGCTGCACAGGGGGGCAGTAGGGCTGCACGGGGGGGCAGTAGCGCTGCACAGGGGGGCAGTAGCGCTGCACAGGGGGGCAGCACGGCGTCACGCAGGGGAACTGGGGCACGGGTTCCCTCTGGAAGGTGGAATGGCAGGAGGGCCCTGAGTCATGGCAGGAGGAGCgggagctgtggcaggaggTCTCGCGACTGTGGCAGGATCCACGGGAGCACATCTTTCTGGGGAGTCGGCAAAGCTGTCAGGAGCAAGAGATCATCCTGGTGAGAGGAGACCCAGGCACACTTCTCACGTAGCCTCAGtccctcctttctttcattataccttttccccagctctcccctttgccctctttctttctctccatcttcCCAGCCCAACCTGAATGTACCCTGAGCCCTGCCTCACCCCTGGGGCTTGCTCCGGCCCCTCCTGCATGCAGCTTAGTCCCCCAAGCCGATGCAAGGAGCCTTGCCAGCCTCTCCTGAAGACCATTTCCCATCCCAGGGCCCAGGGCCACCTGCAGGGAGCTCATGCTGCCAGAGTATCCCTTGCCATTGCCTCACTGCCCCTTTCCCTGCCCCggccatccccatccccacgcctgctgctcctggagcaaCACTCGGGTGCTGggagatgacaccaagctacGTGCCCACACCCAGGAGGACACCACGGCTCCCAGTGCCAGCTTCTCCTCTacgagcagcagcaggaggaggaggacgaagaggaggaggagaacatgTCTTAcctctggagctgcagggagaagtGTCTGGATGCGACGGTGAGCGAGTGAGGAGCACTGGGCTGAGCCGCCTTTTATACAGCTCCCAAAGGTCACGTTGGGTATGAGACGCCACTGCACAAGGGCGGTGGGGTTCTTCACGCGCTCAGTGCGGCACGTGCTGGCGCTACCCTATTCTTAGTGCTTCCTCCTTGACGCATGGTGTTCTCTCCCATCTTTCAATGCTAGAGATTTCC
This genomic window contains:
- the LOC118258559 gene encoding putative small proline-rich protein 5 is translated as MCSRGSCHSRETSCHSSRSSCHDSGPSCHSTFQREPVPQFPCVTPCCPPVQRYCPPVQRYCPPVQPYCPPVQPYCPQYTKNICKLPPMYPKY